A genomic region of Friedmanniella luteola contains the following coding sequences:
- a CDS encoding CoA-acylating methylmalonate-semialdehyde dehydrogenase has product MATTLHHWMNGATFEGSGGRFSDVTDPATGEVSAQLALAAPEDVDAVVGAAAAAFPGWRDTSLARRTQVLFAFRELLNARKGELAAIITSEHGKVLSDALGEVSRGQEVVEFACGMPHLVKGAFTENASTKVDVHSVRQPLGVVGIISPFNFPAMVPMWFFPIAIAAGNTVVLKPSEKVPTASLWMAQLWKEAGLPDGVFNVLNGDKVAVDGLLTHPDVASISFVGSTPIARYVYETGTSHGKRVQALGGAKNHMLVLPDADLDLAADQAVNAGYGSAGERCMAISAVLAVGTVADELVAKIKERTVGLRTGDGRRGCDMGPLVTAAARDRVSGYVDAGEAEGATLVVDGRTVQPDSDGAGFFVGPTLFDHVTPDMSIYTDEIFGPVLSVVRVDSYAEGVALINANPYGNGTAIFTNDGGAARQFQNEVNVGMIGINVPVPVPMAYYSFGGWKNSLFGDSHAHGVEGVHFFTRGKVITSRWLDPSHGGLNLGFPQND; this is encoded by the coding sequence ATGGCAACCACGCTCCACCACTGGATGAACGGCGCGACCTTCGAGGGCAGCGGGGGCCGTTTCTCCGACGTGACCGACCCCGCGACCGGTGAGGTGAGCGCGCAGCTGGCCCTGGCCGCTCCCGAGGACGTCGACGCCGTGGTCGGCGCGGCGGCCGCCGCCTTCCCCGGTTGGCGGGACACCTCGCTGGCCCGCCGCACGCAGGTCCTGTTCGCGTTCCGCGAGCTGCTCAACGCCCGCAAGGGCGAGCTCGCCGCCATCATCACGTCCGAGCACGGCAAGGTGCTGTCCGACGCCCTCGGCGAGGTCAGCCGCGGTCAGGAGGTGGTGGAGTTCGCCTGCGGCATGCCGCACCTGGTCAAGGGCGCCTTCACCGAGAACGCCTCCACGAAGGTGGACGTGCACTCGGTCCGCCAGCCGCTGGGCGTGGTGGGGATCATCTCCCCGTTCAACTTCCCGGCCATGGTGCCGATGTGGTTCTTCCCGATCGCCATCGCGGCGGGCAACACCGTGGTGCTGAAGCCGAGCGAGAAGGTGCCGACGGCGTCGCTGTGGATGGCCCAGCTGTGGAAGGAGGCCGGCCTGCCGGACGGCGTCTTCAACGTGCTCAACGGCGACAAGGTGGCCGTCGACGGGCTGCTGACCCACCCCGACGTCGCCTCGATCTCGTTTGTGGGCTCGACGCCCATCGCGCGGTACGTCTACGAGACGGGCACCAGCCACGGCAAGCGCGTGCAGGCCCTCGGCGGGGCGAAGAACCACATGCTGGTGCTCCCGGACGCCGACCTCGACCTGGCGGCCGACCAGGCGGTCAACGCGGGCTACGGGTCGGCGGGGGAGCGCTGCATGGCGATCTCGGCCGTGCTGGCCGTGGGCACGGTCGCCGACGAGCTGGTGGCCAAGATCAAGGAGCGCACGGTCGGGCTGCGGACCGGGGACGGTCGCCGTGGCTGCGACATGGGTCCGCTGGTCACCGCTGCGGCCCGCGACCGCGTGAGCGGTTACGTCGACGCGGGCGAGGCCGAGGGGGCGACCCTGGTGGTGGACGGGCGGACGGTGCAGCCGGACAGCGACGGTGCCGGCTTCTTCGTCGGGCCGACGCTGTTCGACCACGTCACCCCCGACATGAGCATCTACACCGACGAGATCTTCGGGCCGGTGCTGTCGGTGGTCCGGGTGGACAGCTACGCCGAGGGGGTGGCGCTGATCAACGCCAACCCCTACGGCAACGGCACGGCGATCTTCACCAACGACGGCGGGGCGGCCCGCCAGTTCCAGAACGAGGTCAACGTGGGCATGATCGGGATCAACGTGCCCGTCCCGGTGCCGATGGCCTACTACTCCTTCGGGGGCTGGAAGAACAGCCTGTTCGGTGACAGCCACGCCCACGGGGTGGAGGGCGTGCACTTCTTCACCCGCGGCAAGGTGATCACGTCGCGCTGGCTCGACCCCAGCCACGGCGGCCTCAACCTGGGCTTCCCCCAGAACGACTGA
- a CDS encoding sugar phosphate isomerase/epimerase family protein, whose amino-acid sequence MKLALDPQMFFATHSVWELPDVVAGLGYSWMELSPKADFIPFFKHPRVDDAGVRKLKKVAADAGVGIASLLPVLRWSGPGEDERVAAVRAWRRTIEIAVDLGVDTLNTEFNGRPEAAEHAEAQFWRSMDELLPLFEREGIALVLEPHPDDFVEDGLDALGLVRGLNRDWVGFLYCTPHAFHQGHDPATVIAAAAEKLRHVHLADAFDHTASHGLRYITNPPGNAVRVHQHMEMGRGEVDFDAVFAALAAVGFDGVLSSCVFGFEEDARGVSERQRDRTVALVEKHFGDGAGTALLPTAN is encoded by the coding sequence ATGAAGCTGGCGCTGGACCCGCAGATGTTCTTCGCCACGCACAGCGTGTGGGAGCTGCCCGACGTCGTGGCCGGCCTCGGCTACTCCTGGATGGAGCTCTCGCCGAAGGCGGACTTCATCCCGTTCTTCAAGCACCCCCGCGTCGACGACGCCGGCGTGCGGAAGCTGAAGAAGGTGGCCGCGGACGCCGGCGTGGGCATCGCCTCGCTGCTGCCCGTGCTGCGCTGGTCCGGCCCCGGTGAGGACGAGCGCGTCGCCGCCGTCCGGGCCTGGCGGCGCACCATCGAGATCGCCGTCGACCTCGGGGTGGACACCCTGAACACCGAGTTCAACGGGCGACCGGAGGCCGCCGAGCACGCCGAGGCGCAGTTCTGGAGGTCGATGGACGAGCTGCTGCCGCTGTTCGAGCGCGAGGGGATCGCGCTCGTCCTGGAGCCGCACCCCGACGACTTCGTCGAGGACGGCCTGGACGCGCTCGGCCTGGTGCGGGGGCTCAACCGGGACTGGGTCGGCTTCCTCTACTGCACCCCGCACGCCTTCCACCAGGGCCACGACCCCGCGACGGTCATCGCCGCGGCCGCCGAGAAGCTGCGCCACGTGCACCTGGCCGACGCGTTCGACCACACCGCCTCGCACGGCCTGCGCTACATCACCAACCCGCCGGGCAACGCGGTCCGGGTGCACCAGCACATGGAGATGGGCCGGGGCGAGGTCGACTTCGACGCCGTCTTCGCCGCCCTGGCCGCCGTCGGGTTCGACGGCGTGCTCTCCAGCTGCGTCTTCGGGTTCGAGGAGGACGCCCGGGGGGTGTCCGAGCGACAGCGGGACAGGACCGTCGCGCTGGTCGAGAAGCACTTCGGGGACGGCGCGGGCACCGCGCTGCTCCCCACCGCCAACTGA
- a CDS encoding Gfo/Idh/MocA family protein, with product MPATSTDLRIAVLGVGMMGAFHADALSSRIRGAQVTVVSDFFADKAAEVAGRVGARVDSDPIAAIHADDVDAVLIASPGKAHDEQVNACLDRGIPVLCEKPLTTDVESAYGIVQKEAALGRQLIQVGFMRRYDAEYVALKKLITDGELGNPLLVHCIHRNPDVPEHFNSEFMIRDSVVHEVDVARFLLDEEIASVEVIAGVATSAAPAGTHDPMLVVFRTVSGRVVTDEIYVRSGVAYEVRTEVVGERGSALIGLDQNLVVKRTDGRWGGSIAPGFVERFGAAYDLELQRWVDAARRGTVDGPGAWDGYAAVAVCEAGVEAVRTGQKVPVVLGPRPDAAGSDAPSADMGTSSQPGIAESSAGITAPDLEAAR from the coding sequence ATGCCCGCGACGAGCACGGACCTCCGCATCGCCGTCCTGGGCGTGGGCATGATGGGCGCCTTCCACGCCGACGCCCTGAGCAGCCGCATCCGCGGCGCGCAGGTCACCGTGGTCAGCGACTTCTTCGCCGACAAGGCGGCCGAGGTGGCCGGGCGGGTGGGTGCCCGCGTGGACAGCGACCCGATCGCGGCGATCCACGCCGACGACGTCGACGCGGTGCTGATCGCGAGCCCGGGCAAGGCCCACGACGAGCAGGTCAACGCCTGTCTCGACCGCGGCATCCCGGTGCTGTGCGAGAAGCCGCTCACCACCGACGTCGAGTCGGCCTACGGGATCGTGCAGAAGGAGGCGGCGCTGGGCCGGCAGCTGATCCAGGTCGGCTTCATGCGCCGCTACGACGCCGAGTACGTGGCCCTGAAGAAGCTGATCACCGACGGGGAGCTCGGCAACCCCCTGCTGGTGCACTGCATCCACCGCAACCCGGACGTGCCGGAGCACTTCAACTCCGAGTTCATGATCCGCGACTCCGTCGTGCACGAGGTCGACGTCGCGCGCTTCCTGCTGGACGAGGAGATCGCGAGCGTCGAGGTGATCGCCGGTGTCGCCACCAGCGCCGCGCCGGCGGGCACCCACGACCCGATGCTCGTGGTCTTCCGCACGGTGTCCGGTCGGGTGGTCACCGACGAGATCTACGTCCGCTCGGGCGTGGCCTATGAGGTGCGGACCGAGGTGGTCGGCGAGCGCGGCAGCGCCCTGATCGGGCTGGACCAGAACCTCGTGGTCAAGCGGACCGACGGCCGCTGGGGTGGCTCGATCGCGCCGGGCTTCGTGGAGCGCTTCGGCGCCGCCTACGACCTCGAGCTGCAGCGCTGGGTGGACGCCGCCCGCCGCGGCACCGTGGACGGGCCGGGCGCCTGGGACGGCTACGCCGCGGTCGCGGTCTGCGAGGCCGGGGTCGAAGCGGTCCGGACCGGCCAGAAGGTCCCGGTCGTCCTGGGCCCCCGTCCCGACGCCGCCGGGTCGGACGCCCCGTCGGCCGACATGGGGACCTCCAGCCAGCCGGGCATCGCCGAGTCCAGCGCCGGGATCACCGCCCCGGACCTGGAGGCCGCCCGATGA